ACGATGCGGGGAGTGCCGCGCGAGCGTTTGGCGATTTCGAAGGCCCCTTGCCCATCAATTTTAAGATTTAAGATCTTGCAGGATCGCAGCACAATTTCACTCAGCTCTTCGGGGCTATAAAAATCCAGTCGCATGACCACACCAAAACGATCCCGCAAAGGGGAGGTGAGCAGGCCTGCGCGGGTCGTGGCTCCAATCAGCGTAAATTGGGGCAGGTTGAGTTTGATGCTTTTTGCCGAAGGACCTTGTCCAATCAAGATGTCCAGCTGGTAGTCTTCCATGGCCGGATACAGAATTTCTTCCACGGTGGTATTGAGGCGATGGATTTCATCGATGAACAGCACCTGTTTTTCTTCCAGATTGGTCAAAATGGCCGCCAAGTCACCTGCACGTTCGATGACCGGCCCCGAGGTGGTCTTGATGCTAGCCCCTAATTCAGAGGCGATGATATGGGCGAGTGAGGTCTTTCCCAATCCTGGCGGGCCGTAAAAGAGGCAGTGGTCGAGCGCTTCACCGCGGCGTTTGGTGGCTTCGATAAAAATTTGGAGTTTTTCTTTTACTTTGGTTTGACCAATATATTCAGACAAGTTTTTAGGGCGCAGTGAGTTCTCAAACTCCACTTCTTCCACTTCCAAGGGAGGGGCGGCAATGATGTCGGTGTTGGAGCGGATGGTCATAAGGGTAGTGGGTAGAAGTAAGAAGTAAAAAGTAAAAATTCTTACTTCTGTATTCTGAATTCAATATTTCTGCGAAATAAATTTTAATGCTTCCTTAAAAAGTTGTTCGAAAGTTTGGCTGAAATCTCTTTTTTGGTCATTCAAAAATCTTTCAATTTCATTTCGGTTATAGCCCAGGTTTAAAAGGGCTGACAAGAGTTCATCCTTTTTGGGGGATGAAGTTTTTATCGATTTTGAATTTTCTGCTGAAGCAGAGAAGTGTTTGAGCTTGTCTTTGAGTTCCAAAATTAATCGTTCTGCGGTTTTTTTACCGATGCCGGAGATGGCCGTGAGGCGGCCCAGATCTTCTTCTAAAACGGCTCGAACTAATTGGGCACTTTCAATCCCCGACAAAATAGTCAGGGCCAGTTTAGGTCCAATTCCAGAAACGCTGACCAGTTTTAGAAACATCTCTTTTTCTTCCCGTCGGAGGAAACCGTACAAGAGCAGGGCGTCTTCTCGAACCACGGTGTAGATCCAAAGTGAGAGGGCAGTTGTGTTATTTGCCTGTTGAATTTGAAGCAGGTTAGGCAGCGGAAGGAAGACTTCATAACCGACACCATTCACATCTAAAATAAGGTGGTCCTCGCCAAAAAATAGGGGTGTGCCGGTTAAGTAGGCTATCATGATTTATTTACCTTAAGAGGAACGCTTCACTTGTTCAATCCATTTTAGTGAATGGAGATGACAAATCGCCACGGCCAGGGCGTCGGACGAATCGAAGTAAGTGCTCTCAGGGAGTTTGAGCATGGTTTTCACCATTTGCTGGATCTGCTCCTTGCTGGCACGGCCATAGCCCACCACTGCCTGCTTTACCTGCAAGGGCGTGTATTCATAAATGGGGATTTTTTTCTCCAAGGTTCCTACCATCGCAGCCCCTCGCGCATGGGCCAGCTGAATGGTGCTTTTTACATTTTTGGCGTAAAAAATATTTTCGATGGCCACCGCAGAGGGAGAAAATTTTTCGATGAGTTCTTTAATGCCCGAGAAAATAGTGTAGAGGCGATCTGCAAAGCTTTGCTTGGTATCCGTAAAAATGCCGCCGTTGTCCAAATGAACCAATTTGGAACCTCGTTTTTCAACGAAGCCGTAGCCTGTGATTCTGCTTCCTGGATCAATTCCTAGGATGCGCATGAATAAGCTACTCCATTTGTTCCATCAATTTTTCCGGAATATCAAAGTTGGCATACACTTTATTCACGTCGTCGTGTTCTTCGAGGATATCCATCAATTTGAGCATCTTTTCGGCCTCTTCTTTGGTGCTGAGTTCCACGTGGTTTTGAGGAATGAGGGCTACGTCACTTGAACTGCATTTAAGGCCTGCCTTGTCCAGTGCGGCTTTCACGGCATCAAAGCTGGCGGGATCGCAGGTGACCTCAAATTGTTCGTCTTCGTCTTTGATATCTTCTGCCCCGGCATCCAGGGCAATTTCCATGAGTTTGTCTTCGGTAAGACTGGAGGTCTTTTCTAAAATGAATTGTCCTTTTTTATGAAAGACCCAGGCAACGGAGCCGGATTCTCCCAGGTTTCCACCGTTTCTGGAGAGGGTGTGGCGCAGTTCCGAGACGGTTCTATTTTTATTATCGGTGGTGGTATCTATCATGATGGCCACGCCATTGGGGCCATAAGCCTCATAGATATTGTCTTCGTAATTTACACCTTCAAGCTCACCGGTTCCTTTTTTGATGGCCCGATTGATATTGTCCACCGGCATACTCTGTGCCTTGGCGTCATCGACGGCCTTGCGTAGACGAGGGTTCCCCGAAATATCGCCCCCGCCCATTTTGGCGGCGACGGTAATGGCCTTGATGAGTTTGGTAAAGGTAGCACCGCGTTTGGCATCCGCTGCACCTTTTTTTCGTTTAATCGTCGCCCATTTTGAATGTCCGGACATGATGACCTCAAATTGATGTTGTCGTAACTGTTTGAAAAAGAAAGATAGGAAGTGGATAACAAAGGCTTGGAATAGGCTCAAGCAAGAAATCAAAAAGCTAGAAATTATTCAGCATCTGAATAATGCAGGTAGGCCAAGGAAAGAGCTGTTACACCCATAATTCCGACCCATCCCAACACGAAGGCCCTGTTGCGAAGCAGGGCACTCAAGGTTGTAGGTTGGGCAGTAATTCTCGCAGTGGCAAGGAATTCACCCATGCTGAGTCGCCCGCTGCGGCAAATCCATTCAATGAGAGGGATTCCTATAAAGGAATTGAGCCCGCTTTCAAGCGCCAGATTGAGCGAGGGGTTGTGGCGTTCAGATTCAGGAATAAGATGTGTGGTCACGAGATGAATTGCTCCGCCAATAATGGGGCTCAAGATCAAGGGAAGCAGGACATAATGAACGGTGCCATGATTCAAAAATCGTCTTAGATATTCGGGACGACTCGGATTCAGGTATGCACGATAGCTTTGAAAGGCAAAAGAAGCTTCTTCAGAAATCAAAATACTTTTGTTGAAATGAAACTGAAAAATTAAAGGTTGAAGCAAATGATGGTAAGCATAGGCGGCCCCCATAAAAAAAAGGTTTCCGGGGCTGATAAAATTATGTCCCTGACTGCGTGTTT
The sequence above is drawn from the Deltaproteobacteria bacterium genome and encodes:
- the ruvA gene encoding Holliday junction branch migration protein RuvA; the protein is MIAYLTGTPLFFGEDHLILDVNGVGYEVFLPLPNLLQIQQANNTTALSLWIYTVVREDALLLYGFLRREEKEMFLKLVSVSGIGPKLALTILSGIESAQLVRAVLEEDLGRLTAISGIGKKTAERLILELKDKLKHFSASAENSKSIKTSSPKKDELLSALLNLGYNRNEIERFLNDQKRDFSQTFEQLFKEALKFISQKY
- a CDS encoding YebC/PmpR family DNA-binding transcriptional regulator, with the translated sequence MSGHSKWATIKRKKGAADAKRGATFTKLIKAITVAAKMGGGDISGNPRLRKAVDDAKAQSMPVDNINRAIKKGTGELEGVNYEDNIYEAYGPNGVAIMIDTTTDNKNRTVSELRHTLSRNGGNLGESGSVAWVFHKKGQFILEKTSSLTEDKLMEIALDAGAEDIKDEDEQFEVTCDPASFDAVKAALDKAGLKCSSSDVALIPQNHVELSTKEEAEKMLKLMDILEEHDDVNKVYANFDIPEKLMEQME
- the ruvB gene encoding Holliday junction branch migration DNA helicase RuvB, giving the protein MTIRSNTDIIAAPPLEVEEVEFENSLRPKNLSEYIGQTKVKEKLQIFIEATKRRGEALDHCLFYGPPGLGKTSLAHIIASELGASIKTTSGPVIERAGDLAAILTNLEEKQVLFIDEIHRLNTTVEEILYPAMEDYQLDILIGQGPSAKSIKLNLPQFTLIGATTRAGLLTSPLRDRFGVVMRLDFYSPEELSEIVLRSCKILNLKIDGQGAFEIAKRSRGTPRIVNRLLKRVRDFAEIKAQGFVTLQVAKDALKLLEVDEAGFDHMDRRILLTLIEKFSGGPVGLETLSSSIGEEKDTLEDVYEPFLIQEGYLHRTPRGRIATDRAYLHFGLPLKEKEQAILF
- the ruvC gene encoding crossover junction endodeoxyribonuclease RuvC codes for the protein MRILGIDPGSRITGYGFVEKRGSKLVHLDNGGIFTDTKQSFADRLYTIFSGIKELIEKFSPSAVAIENIFYAKNVKSTIQLAHARGAAMVGTLEKKIPIYEYTPLQVKQAVVGYGRASKEQIQQMVKTMLKLPESTYFDSSDALAVAICHLHSLKWIEQVKRSS